The Changchengzhania lutea genomic sequence GCTCTGAAATAACCAAAACCTTTATTAAGCTAGATAGAAAAGAAGAACTTGGTGTCGACGCAAAACGTTACATCCCTAAAATAGTGCAATCTTACAATACCCAAGGTGCTGTAAAAGTCTTAATTAGGCTTCTTAAAAGTAAAGATGTTATAATACGATTTGAATCTGCAAAATCATTAATCAAATTAAAATCGAAAAGTGAGCATTTATATTTTAATAAACGCTTGTTTAATAATGCCATAATCAATGAAAGTAAATACGTTAAAGATACTTTGGACATTATCGCATCCATTCAATATTTAAGTAAAGGAGATATTGAAGTAGACACCCCTATTTCTGCCGCTAGAGAAAGTCTAATTGGGGTTTTAGAAGAACAACTTGAAACGAGCCTGCAATGTATCTTTAAGTTGTTGAGTTTGGTGTACGAAGAAGCAGATATTAACGTGAGTTACTCGGGGCTAATAAGTGAAGTAAAAGAAGCTCGCATAAATGCCTTGGAATTTTTAGATAATTTACTTCAAAGTCAATTAAAATCAAGAGTCCTACCACTGGTAGAATACTATATTGTGGACGAAAGTGAAGTTAACAATTCGCGCTTGAAATTAAATATCATTCCAGAAAGTGCTTATATAAAATTGCTGATTAGAAAACGAGGGAAACGCATTAAGCTTGAATTGCTAAAACTAATTGAAATATTAAAAAACAAATCTTATATCCCAACAGTGGCATCTTTAACGAAACACCAAAACAAGGATATAAGATTTACTGCTATTGAAACCCTGAAAGAGTTAAAAAAGCTTTAAACTAATTATCACCTGTATCTTCTTCATCTTTATAGTCTACCTCAACAACTGGCGGCTTTTTATCTATATTATCCTTAGAAATCAAGTCATCAATTTTACTTGCCAAGTACATATGCGCTCCTGCCGAGTTTTTATTAAGCACATTCGTCATTAAACACACTATATACTTGGTATTGTTTGGATGTTCTACAATAATTACCGAGTTCATATAATTAAACACATTGCCAGCATATTTTTGACAATTTGGATTCTTTTCACGATCACATTTATAATAGCTCCCCGATTTAAAATAAACAGCAGCACTGTCTAAGCGGTTAGATTTCGCATAACGGATACGACGGTCTGTTAAGTACAACAAGCGTTTAATTTCCAAGCTAGATTTTTCGTCTATTACTTTCCCTTGTTCTAATTTAACCAGATATTTCATTAATCCTTTTGGCGTACCAATACTTCCCCCTTTTCTACCCACGTATCTTCCTGCAGGACGTGTAAACAATCCGCCCAATCTCCAGTCATCTTCTGTAATACCAAGTTCACGTAATGGTTCGTTAACAACCGTATTTGCTAAGTTAGTTAATGAATCTCGAGGCGTTTCCTTAAAATATGTCTCTGCTTGCTCTTCAGTCAGTTCAAAATAGTTTTCTTCAAATGCTGCCATAAGCATCGCTTCTCTATACATGACACTGGCCGCACCATTATTACTTACAGAAACCATGTGGTCTAACCATTCATATAACGAAAACTCATCACTTGCCACAACTTGTCTTTTAGTGAGTCTGTCTTTTTCAATATCATAAATAGGAATGGTGTGATGGTCGCCCGTACCCCAATATCTTGAGGTCACTTTAATATCTCTTAGATACATCACGCGATCTTCCCAAGAGTCTGGACATAATTTTGCTAATTGATAAAAAACCGCATTTAAAACGGCTATTTTACCAACGCTTCCTGGTTGATAGCCAACATTTTCTCTATACGCAGCGTACTTTAAATTTTCGGGATCGGACATATCGAGTACAGCTGCAGAATATCCACCGCCAGGAAATAACCTGTTTATACGTTTAGCAAAATCGTCATCTTCAACTAAAATTTTATTAACACTATCTTCTTTTACATTGGTAAGATTTAGCTTAATATCCTCCAGTTTTTTATAGGCTCCTGCTGGGATGCGCGTATAGCGAACGCTATCCAATTGAAATTTTCTGAGTTGATATAACCTTTTTATGCCCGTGGTTTCGTAACCATCAATAGGATAAAAAGTGAAGCCAAATGATATTAAAATGGCGAACAGTATCGAAATGCTAAGTAACTTTTTCATAATTATATAGATGTTGAAAGCTTAATTTTTAAATTCTTGTCCAGTTTTGGTGCAATAGCCGAAAGATAGTCTGAGCTTTTGGCCTGTTTATTTTCAACGAAAGGACGGATTTGGAACAGCCACAGTTTGTCATCTTTAAAACCAAACTCCACATCAAAAGCCTGATTGTTTACTGATTCTTCAGATAACTTTTTTCTAACTTCTTTTGCAATTTCACGAATATCTTCAATATTCTTATTATTTAAAATAGGTGATTCAAAAGTGGCAATATACTCTTTAGTGCCGCCAGTTTTTGGCAATCGAATATAATCCGATTGTCTCGCAGGCGCCAGTAGCACGTGGGTTTTTTCGGTAATTAATCTTGTTTCTGCAGATTGACCGTCAACGGCACCTCCAGCGCCTTTACTAAATGCCACGGTTAAATCGTCGTCATTTCCAGAATTTATCCCCTTAGTAATCATGACACCAGAGTAATCCACATCGACACTCGGAATAATTAAAATTGACGGGAATACATTTTCGGGGTTAGACAAATACTTCTGCCTCCATTTAAAACTTCTCTCGGTATATGCAGATGCCCAGACACGCTTTATGCCATTTAATATTTCGGCTTCATCTAAAATATTAAATAAAGTGAGGTTTAATCCTGCTCCTGTAAACTCTTTAAGATCTTCCATATTCGTGTCACTTCTTAAAAACACAGGAACATCGCCAATTTTATCTCCAAAAACAGACTTAAAATTACTTTTTAAATCTTTTAAAAATGAGGCGTCAAGTGGCATTTTAATAATGGCTTTATGTAATTTTTCCAAGGCCTTGAGTTGGAAATCTTCTACAGCGTCCTCTGAAGCGCCTTCCGATTGCATTTCATTCGCTTTTGAAAACGTATCATTCAAATATGCCCAGTACGACTTGTTTTCACCAGGCATAGCTTCATCCATATGCGACCTAAAAATCCCGAACGGAATAATTAATCCTTCCACCACCTGATCTGGAAACAACTTTTTCAACTCTCCCAAATTGGCAGCTTTTGGGCCACATAATTTTCCAGAATCCTTGGCGTCTACATCGCGCATGTTCACTACCTTCTTTTTATCCAATCGGATTTGATCTACAGGAACCGCAATTACATTTTTACTACGTTGTTGTTTGCTGAATAAATTCTGCTCAACATGAGACATATCGTCTTCTGTTTTTAAAACCACATTGCCTTTATTGGACACCGCGTAGAATACCATTTTACCACTGTATTTTTTTAAATCCTTAAGATTTTCATAAGACAAGGCTGCGTTAGGAATTCCTAAATTTCTAGCTAATAATTGCACGTGCGACACCAAATTCCCTTCTGATACCGTCATAATTCCTGCTACAGGTTTTAAATCGGCAGGTGGTTTTTCAAAGATGTATATTTTGTTTGTACTCACTTCTACTAAATCGGGATTGCCATCAACAACAACCAACTCCCCTTTAGCGTATCCAGGATTTAAGCCTCTAATGGCACTTTGATTACCGATAGACATCACCGTATTATTAATATTCGTGGCTTTTGCAACAAAACTACCCAATTCACTAACGGTTTCACCAAGATTAAGTGCGATGCTACTTCTAACTCTATCATCAATAAAACTATAGGCTAAAGGTTCAAAGGCTGTATAGATATCCACGTCCTTCTGATAATTGGCTTTAACCATTGAGGCGCTCCATTCTACAGCACTTCGCGCAACACTTAAAACATCGTTTAATTCGTCAACTTTTAATTCATCTTTAGCCAACTGACTTCCTATGGCTTCTTCAATGGCTTGATATTCCCAGTTTTCGAGGAGGCCTGTCCCCATGGCAGCACACACTAAGGTGTTTATTTTTTCCAGATTATGATACAGGGTTTCTGTTTTCCAATCTTGAAGTTGCGATAATAAGGTGTGCTCCAATTCATTTGAAATATCAAGTAAAATCAATTTGTCATCACTCTTATCAAAACTATTTATGTGTAGACGAATGGTGTTTAAAATATTAGCAATATTAGAACTAAAGGATGCCGAAGATTCGTTATTCTTATTATCTTGAATAAATGCCATGATTTTTTTAGTAGCTTCATTAATAACAGAGACACCTTTTAAATCACTTTCTAATTTATCAAAATCGATAGGAGCATAATACTTCTCCATCGTTTCAATAAGTTCTCCAAAATCTCTTTTTAAATTGGTAGATAGCTTCGATTGATTCTTTCTTGCAAAAGTTTTCACAGCATCTACATCAGCAGCTTCTGGCTTTCCATGAATTTTTATTCTTAAATCCATAAAAGGGACATATTCTTCTGAAATAATTTTAGATTGACTCCGCATGAGTTGTGCGATGTTACTATCGCCGTTATGAGGGATATCTTTCAGCGCTTGTCTAATTAAATAATAATTGCTTTGCAGTAAATTGTCATTTTTTAACAACCACTCAAAAAAGTCCTTTCCCCAAGCTTCTTCATCTTCAGATTGAATAGCACCTCTGTAATACTGTCCTTTTCTTAATATCCAGCCGTCATCCACACTGGCTAGATATTTTCCTATTTGATATTGTTTTAACCTGCTATAATTATTTGTTTTATCTAAGAACGCGTCCTTTTCGGCGGCAGCCAAAATATCTCCAAAAAATAAATGGTTGGTTTTTCGCAAATTTATGGCACTTTCTTTAAAACTGGCATGTTGAATGCCACCACCAATACTATCTGGACAAGGATCTCTGGGCTCCCTTATGCTACCGTCTTTACAAAACCATTTAATTCTGTAATATGGCCCGCGGATGTCCTTTTTATAAGTTTCTACTAAATGCTCTAACTGTTTATTAGATAGCTCTTGAGACCAACTTAGTGTGGTAAAAAAAACGAGAAGTAATATAATGTAATTCGATTTGTGCATTTTGATAAATTTGGGTATTAATGTAATATATTTTTTTATTACAATTTGCAATGATAACCTATTAAAATTGTTATACTTAATGGCTTTAGAGATTATTTTAACTCAAATGAACCTAAACAATAAAATCTACTAAATCTTCTATTTTAGAGATGAGCTGAATTTTAATAACTGTGTTTTTTAATGACATTTTATTGTATTTTGAAACAAAAATTGTTGAAAACCCTAATTTTTCGGCTTCCAAAATACGTTGTTCTACCCGTTGCACGGGTCTAATTTCTCCTGAAAGCCCTACTTCTGCCGCAAAACAAAAGTCTTTTTGAAGCGCTACATCTTCATTGGATGATAAAATTGAAGCTACCACAGCCAGATCAATAGCCGGATCATCCACAGTGATACCACCGGTGATATTTAGAAACACATCCTTTGCTCCCAGACGAAAGCCAGCACGTTTTTCTAAAACGGCCAGTAGCATGTTCAAACGTTTTGCATTAAAACCTGTAGCACTGCGTTGTGGCGTGCCATAAACGGCAGTACTCACCAACGCCTGAACTTCAATCATTAACGGACGTACACCTTCTAAAGTAGCTGCAACGGCATTTCCGCTTAATTCTTCATCTTTTTTAGATATTAAAATTTCAGAAGGATTTGAGACCTCACGAAGCCCAGATCCCTGCATTTCATAAATACCCAATTCGTTTGTAGAACCAAATCTATTTTTATGCGCTCTTAAAATTCGGAACACATGATTTCTATCGCCTTCAAATTGCAAAACCGTATCTACCATATGTTCCAAAATCTTTGGCCCTGCAATATTTCCATCCTTGGTGATATGACCAATAAGCAGCACCGGCGTAGATGTTTCCTTGGCGAACTTAATAAGCTCGCTGGTGCATTCCTTTATTTGCGAAATGCTCCCAGAAGAGGATTCAATATAATCTGAATGTAAGGTTTGAATGGAATCTATAATCACAATTTCTGGTTGCAACTTTTCAATTTGCTTAAAGATGTTTTGCGTTTTGGTTTCTGTTAAAATGTAGCAATTGTTATTCTCTGGATGAATACGTTCTGCACGCATTTTGATTTGTTTCTGACTTTCCTCTCCAGAAACATATAAGGTTTTATAAGGCAGCTTTAAAGAAATTTGAAGCAACAAAGTGCTTTTACCAATGCCAGGTTCACCACCCAATAAAGTCAATGAACCAGGAACAATCCCGCCCCCTAAAACACGATTAAACTCGCCATCAAAAGTGTTTAATCTGGCTTCTTTTGAGGCATCAATTTCATTAATTCTTAATGGAATAGCGGTTCTTTTGGCCCTTGAGGTTGGCGGCTTCCAATCGCTCTTCTCAAGTTTCTGAATAACCTCTTCAACAATAGTATTCCATTCTTTACAGGCGTTGCACTGTCCTTGCCATTGCGCATATTGCGAGCCACAGTTTTGGCAAAAAAAAGTCGTTTTTATTTTCGCCATTAATATCCGAAGTCTTCTTTAATTAAATCTGCTTTTTCAAGCATTACATCTTTGGTGATGCCTGCTATTTCATCTAAAGTATAAGCCGACTGATAGGTCCACATTGCTTTTTTAGACTCTCCTGTTTCTTCATAAAAGCGTGCCAAGTAATAATTACCTAAAAGTGTTTTAGGATATTGTTTTCTAGCTATTTTGCCGAGTTCTTCAAAATATTCAAACTTTTCTATTTTTTCTATGGCTGCCGAAATTGCCTTAAAATCGTTTATAAGTATGGTTTTCTCTATGCCGAACAAATTATAAATAGTCTCATACTTTTCTTGAAGATATACAACAGGCGAGGTTTCTAACTTAAGGATTGTTTCTTTATACTCGGCTTTACTAATAGGTTGGAACACACTAAAAATTTTCTCTATAGCATTTGGCAACACATGTAAAGGCAAGGCGTAATGTGAAGGGCCTTCAAAACTTTTAAAGTTGTAATGCAAGTTCTCATTTTCTAATTCAGATAGGTCGGTATGTAAAGCGTTGCTCATCCCGATTATAGGCTTAGAATCACCGCTAGTATTTGCTAGATAGTAAAATGTTTGCGTGTCTATACTTTTTAAACGCTCTGGAATATATTCAATCATTTGAGGCCCCAATTCTGGACTTATCACAATATAACCTTGAAACAATGGCTTTGGTTTCAGTAAAAAATAATTAATAAAATTAGCTGTTTCGCCGTGTCCTACCGCCACTCTAAAATTAGCTGTTCTATAGGTTTTATCAATATAAGGCAATAGCTCCATGCCTATAAACTCAAAAAAATTGACACCTGTTTCAATAGGAAGTGAATTTTGTTCGGAATACATGGAATCATCATAACGTTTATCAAATTGATTTATACCTACTACAATGGCATCTGGCATATCTTCCCAGTAGGAATAATAATCGACGTTACCTGTAACGGCCTCAAAAAGGT encodes the following:
- a CDS encoding alpha/beta hydrolase; the encoded protein is MKPFLFVLLLLVSILSVDGQAIYKSIESSKLGESRELKIQLPRGYNANEDQHYPVFVVLDGDYLFEAVTGNVDYYSYWEDMPDAIVVGINQFDKRYDDSMYSEQNSLPIETGVNFFEFIGMELLPYIDKTYRTANFRVAVGHGETANFINYFLLKPKPLFQGYIVISPELGPQMIEYIPERLKSIDTQTFYYLANTSGDSKPIIGMSNALHTDLSELENENLHYNFKSFEGPSHYALPLHVLPNAIEKIFSVFQPISKAEYKETILKLETSPVVYLQEKYETIYNLFGIEKTILINDFKAISAAIEKIEKFEYFEELGKIARKQYPKTLLGNYYLARFYEETGESKKAMWTYQSAYTLDEIAGITKDVMLEKADLIKEDFGY
- a CDS encoding serine hydrolase; translated protein: MKKLLSISILFAILISFGFTFYPIDGYETTGIKRLYQLRKFQLDSVRYTRIPAGAYKKLEDIKLNLTNVKEDSVNKILVEDDDFAKRINRLFPGGGYSAAVLDMSDPENLKYAAYRENVGYQPGSVGKIAVLNAVFYQLAKLCPDSWEDRVMYLRDIKVTSRYWGTGDHHTIPIYDIEKDRLTKRQVVASDEFSLYEWLDHMVSVSNNGAASVMYREAMLMAAFEENYFELTEEQAETYFKETPRDSLTNLANTVVNEPLRELGITEDDWRLGGLFTRPAGRYVGRKGGSIGTPKGLMKYLVKLEQGKVIDEKSSLEIKRLLYLTDRRIRYAKSNRLDSAAVYFKSGSYYKCDREKNPNCQKYAGNVFNYMNSVIIVEHPNNTKYIVCLMTNVLNKNSAGAHMYLASKIDDLISKDNIDKKPPVVEVDYKDEEDTGDN
- the radA gene encoding DNA repair protein RadA; this encodes MAKIKTTFFCQNCGSQYAQWQGQCNACKEWNTIVEEVIQKLEKSDWKPPTSRAKRTAIPLRINEIDASKEARLNTFDGEFNRVLGGGIVPGSLTLLGGEPGIGKSTLLLQISLKLPYKTLYVSGEESQKQIKMRAERIHPENNNCYILTETKTQNIFKQIEKLQPEIVIIDSIQTLHSDYIESSSGSISQIKECTSELIKFAKETSTPVLLIGHITKDGNIAGPKILEHMVDTVLQFEGDRNHVFRILRAHKNRFGSTNELGIYEMQGSGLREVSNPSEILISKKDEELSGNAVAATLEGVRPLMIEVQALVSTAVYGTPQRSATGFNAKRLNMLLAVLEKRAGFRLGAKDVFLNITGGITVDDPAIDLAVVASILSSNEDVALQKDFCFAAEVGLSGEIRPVQRVEQRILEAEKLGFSTIFVSKYNKMSLKNTVIKIQLISKIEDLVDFIV
- a CDS encoding PEP/pyruvate-binding domain-containing protein, producing MHKSNYIILLLVFFTTLSWSQELSNKQLEHLVETYKKDIRGPYYRIKWFCKDGSIREPRDPCPDSIGGGIQHASFKESAINLRKTNHLFFGDILAAAEKDAFLDKTNNYSRLKQYQIGKYLASVDDGWILRKGQYYRGAIQSEDEEAWGKDFFEWLLKNDNLLQSNYYLIRQALKDIPHNGDSNIAQLMRSQSKIISEEYVPFMDLRIKIHGKPEAADVDAVKTFARKNQSKLSTNLKRDFGELIETMEKYYAPIDFDKLESDLKGVSVINEATKKIMAFIQDNKNNESSASFSSNIANILNTIRLHINSFDKSDDKLILLDISNELEHTLLSQLQDWKTETLYHNLEKINTLVCAAMGTGLLENWEYQAIEEAIGSQLAKDELKVDELNDVLSVARSAVEWSASMVKANYQKDVDIYTAFEPLAYSFIDDRVRSSIALNLGETVSELGSFVAKATNINNTVMSIGNQSAIRGLNPGYAKGELVVVDGNPDLVEVSTNKIYIFEKPPADLKPVAGIMTVSEGNLVSHVQLLARNLGIPNAALSYENLKDLKKYSGKMVFYAVSNKGNVVLKTEDDMSHVEQNLFSKQQRSKNVIAVPVDQIRLDKKKVVNMRDVDAKDSGKLCGPKAANLGELKKLFPDQVVEGLIIPFGIFRSHMDEAMPGENKSYWAYLNDTFSKANEMQSEGASEDAVEDFQLKALEKLHKAIIKMPLDASFLKDLKSNFKSVFGDKIGDVPVFLRSDTNMEDLKEFTGAGLNLTLFNILDEAEILNGIKRVWASAYTERSFKWRQKYLSNPENVFPSILIIPSVDVDYSGVMITKGINSGNDDDLTVAFSKGAGGAVDGQSAETRLITEKTHVLLAPARQSDYIRLPKTGGTKEYIATFESPILNNKNIEDIREIAKEVRKKLSEESVNNQAFDVEFGFKDDKLWLFQIRPFVENKQAKSSDYLSAIAPKLDKNLKIKLSTSI